From the Actinomycetota bacterium genome, one window contains:
- a CDS encoding tRNA (adenine-N1)-methyltransferase: protein MAAPLEAGERVLLIDQRARRYLITLQAGQAFHFHRGIVAHDQLIGQPEGTMVAATTGATLLALRPTFGEFVLKMKRGAQVVYPKDIAMIVLHADVFPGARVLEAGAGSGALTLGLLRAVGPQGSVLTYELREDFAEVARANVEAFTGKAENLEIRLGDVYCDVVETDLDRVVLDVPEPWRALGTAAAALRPGGIFAAYLPTVLQVHTLVEALHADPGWGLVACFEALVRPWHVEGRSVRPEHRMVAHTGFITTARRVVALPGAAAPQAVAGAAPGGAPGAASESEDPGSAIGPGEPIMPGEPPIL, encoded by the coding sequence CTGGCCGCCCCGCTCGAGGCCGGCGAACGCGTCCTCCTGATCGACCAGCGTGCCCGCCGGTACCTGATCACCCTGCAGGCTGGCCAGGCCTTCCACTTCCACCGCGGGATCGTCGCCCACGACCAGCTCATCGGCCAGCCCGAGGGCACTATGGTGGCGGCCACCACCGGGGCCACACTGTTGGCCCTGCGCCCGACCTTCGGCGAGTTCGTGCTCAAGATGAAGCGAGGGGCGCAGGTGGTCTACCCGAAGGACATCGCCATGATCGTCCTCCACGCCGACGTCTTTCCCGGCGCCCGGGTGCTGGAGGCGGGGGCGGGCTCGGGGGCGCTCACGCTGGGCCTGCTGCGGGCGGTCGGCCCTCAGGGCAGCGTCCTGACCTACGAGCTGCGCGAGGACTTCGCCGAGGTGGCCCGGGCCAATGTCGAGGCCTTCACCGGCAAGGCGGAGAACCTCGAGATCCGCCTGGGCGACGTGTACTGCGACGTGGTCGAGACCGACCTCGACCGGGTGGTGCTGGACGTCCCCGAGCCGTGGCGGGCGCTCGGGACGGCGGCGGCCGCGCTCCGGCCGGGCGGCATCTTCGCCGCCTACCTGCCCACGGTGTTGCAGGTCCACACGCTGGTCGAGGCGCTGCACGCCGATCCCGGCTGGGGCCTGGTGGCCTGCTTCGAGGCGCTGGTGCGCCCCTGGCACGTCGAGGGCCGGTCGGTGCGCCCCGAGCACCGGATGGTGGCGCACACCGGCTTCATCACCACCGCCCGGCGGGTGGTTGCCCTCCCGGGCGCTGCCGCCCCGCAGGCGGTGGCCGGGGCGGCCCCCGGCGGCGCGCCCGGTGCCGCGTCCGAAAGCGAAGATCCCGGCTCAGCAATCGGTCCGGGTGAGCCGATAATGCCAGGGGAGCCCCCTATACTTTGA
- the arc gene encoding proteasome ATPase gives MPRQPEFDRRLAEYEREVGELQMTVKVLEEESGALRAKLADAPIRIRELEAHLLETRAELSKSREQSERMTELLRQAREQIVALREEIEKLTAPPLGYGVFLAGHEDGTLDVFTGGRKLRVRAAAEVDARSLTKGQEVLVNEALNVIAACGFEIQGEVVSLKELIEDQRAIVISHADEERVVQLAEPLRTAILRAGDSLLMDPKSGYILEKLPKPEVEELILEEVPDISYEHIGGLDTQIEALRDAVELPFIHADLFADHQLTPPKGVLLYGPPGCGKTLIAKAVANSLAKRSQEITGKDVRAYFLNVKGPELLNKYVGETERQIRLIFQRAKEKSQEGVPVIVFFDEMESLFRTRGSGISSDIETTIVPQLLSEIDGVESLKNVIVIGASNREDLIDPAILRPGRLDVKIKIERPDEGAAAAICAKYLTPEVPIHSSEIEACGGDLAATIRGMIAITVAHMYSVGDANEFLEVTYANGDKEVLYFKDFASGAMLENIVRRAKKLAIKRLIAEGQRGLKTEDLLESITQEYRENEDLPNTTNPDDWAKISGKKGERIVYVRTLVGESKKAERRSIESLQTGQYL, from the coding sequence ATGCCTCGTCAGCCTGAGTTCGACCGCCGCCTCGCCGAGTACGAGCGGGAGGTGGGCGAGTTGCAGATGACGGTGAAGGTCCTCGAGGAGGAGTCGGGAGCCCTGCGGGCCAAGCTGGCCGACGCCCCCATCCGCATCCGGGAGCTCGAGGCCCACCTGTTGGAGACCCGGGCCGAGCTGTCCAAGTCCCGGGAGCAGTCCGAGCGCATGACCGAGCTGCTGCGCCAGGCGCGCGAGCAGATCGTCGCCCTGCGCGAGGAGATCGAGAAGCTGACGGCGCCCCCCCTCGGCTACGGCGTGTTCCTCGCTGGCCACGAGGACGGCACCCTGGACGTGTTCACCGGGGGCCGCAAACTGCGGGTCCGGGCGGCAGCCGAGGTGGACGCCCGCAGCCTCACCAAGGGTCAGGAGGTCCTGGTCAACGAGGCGCTCAACGTCATCGCGGCGTGCGGCTTCGAGATCCAGGGCGAGGTCGTCTCGCTCAAGGAGCTCATTGAGGACCAGCGGGCGATCGTGATCTCGCACGCCGACGAGGAGCGGGTCGTGCAGCTGGCCGAGCCGCTGCGCACCGCCATCCTCCGGGCGGGCGACTCGCTGCTCATGGACCCCAAGTCCGGCTACATCCTGGAGAAGCTGCCCAAGCCCGAGGTGGAGGAGCTGATCCTCGAGGAGGTGCCCGACATCTCCTACGAGCACATCGGGGGCCTGGACACCCAGATCGAGGCGCTGCGCGACGCCGTCGAGCTGCCCTTCATCCACGCCGACCTGTTCGCCGACCACCAGCTGACCCCGCCCAAGGGCGTGCTGCTCTACGGTCCGCCCGGGTGCGGCAAGACCCTGATCGCCAAAGCGGTGGCCAACTCGCTGGCCAAGCGCTCGCAGGAGATCACGGGCAAGGACGTGCGGGCCTACTTCCTGAACGTGAAGGGCCCGGAGTTGCTGAACAAGTACGTCGGGGAGACCGAGCGCCAGATCCGGCTGATCTTCCAGCGGGCCAAGGAGAAGTCGCAGGAGGGTGTGCCGGTCATCGTGTTCTTCGACGAGATGGAGTCGCTGTTCCGCACCCGTGGATCGGGCATCTCGAGCGATATCGAGACCACGATCGTCCCCCAGCTGCTCTCGGAGATCGACGGAGTGGAATCGCTCAAGAACGTGATCGTCATCGGGGCCTCCAACCGGGAGGACCTCATCGACCCCGCCATCCTGCGCCCGGGGCGCCTGGACGTGAAGATCAAGATCGAGCGGCCGGATGAGGGCGCCGCGGCCGCCATCTGCGCCAAGTACCTGACCCCCGAGGTCCCCATCCACAGCTCTGAGATCGAGGCGTGCGGCGGCGACCTGGCAGCCACGATCCGGGGCATGATCGCCATCACCGTTGCCCACATGTACAGCGTGGGCGACGCCAACGAGTTCCTCGAGGTGACGTACGCCAACGGCGACAAGGAGGTCCTGTACTTCAAGGACTTCGCCTCGGGGGCAATGTTGGAGAACATCGTCCGGCGGGCCAAGAAGCTGGCCATCAAGCGGCTGATCGCCGAAGGCCAGCGCGGGCTGAAGACCGAGGATCTGCTCGAGTCGATCACCCAGGAGTACCGGGAGAACGAGGATCTGCCCAACACCACGAACCCGGACGACTGGGCGAAGATCTCGGGCAAGAAGGGGGAGCGCATCGTCTACGTGCGCACCCTGGTGGGCGAGAGCAAGAAAGCGGAGCGCCGCTCGATCGAGAGTCTGCAAACGGGGCAATACTTGTAA